A section of the Spirosoma pollinicola genome encodes:
- a CDS encoding DUF1501 domain-containing protein → MNKLLKELQQAAAERETRRHFLHTCSTGLGAMALSSVLGSCGFFGKDSPQDNTVGSALPSGEPTAPHPSQYLPKAKRIIYIHMAGSPSQLELFDYKPELAKYNGKDCPQALLEGKKFAFIRGVPKMLGPQGKFAQHGQSGAWVSDYLPHLQGVVDDISFLKAMHTDQFNHAPAQLLMHTGSARLGRPSMGSWVTYGLGTENDNLPGYIVLASGGKQPDAGKSVWGSGFLPTVYQGVQCRTDGDPVLFASDPLGMSRDVRKQTIDAISEINQQQYDDVKDPEILTRIAQYELAFRMQMSVPDAMAIKSEPQYILDSYGVDPNKGSFARNCLLARRLVERGVRFVQLFDWGWDTHGTSSDGSIDIGLKKKCKESDQAVAALLNDLKQRGLLDDTLVVWGGEFGRTPMQENRDGQTLPFMGRDHHLEAFTVWMAGGGVKKGFLFGETDDIGYYGVKDKVHIHDLQATILHLLGFDHTKLTYQFQGRPFRLTDVAGKIVKPVLA, encoded by the coding sequence ATGAACAAACTCCTTAAAGAACTCCAGCAGGCGGCTGCCGAACGCGAAACCCGGCGGCATTTTCTGCACACCTGCTCAACGGGCCTTGGTGCTATGGCACTTAGCTCTGTGCTGGGAAGCTGTGGCTTCTTCGGGAAAGATAGCCCGCAGGATAATACCGTTGGGTCAGCCTTGCCATCAGGCGAGCCTACCGCCCCACACCCGTCGCAGTATTTACCGAAGGCCAAACGAATCATTTATATCCACATGGCTGGTTCGCCGAGTCAGTTGGAGTTGTTCGATTACAAGCCCGAACTGGCGAAGTACAACGGGAAAGACTGTCCGCAGGCCTTGCTTGAAGGGAAGAAATTTGCCTTTATTCGGGGAGTGCCCAAAATGCTGGGGCCACAGGGGAAATTTGCGCAACATGGCCAGTCGGGGGCGTGGGTGTCCGACTATTTGCCTCATTTACAGGGCGTGGTGGATGATATTTCGTTCCTCAAAGCGATGCACACCGATCAGTTCAACCATGCGCCCGCGCAGTTGCTCATGCATACGGGCAGCGCTCGCCTGGGCCGACCCAGTATGGGCTCGTGGGTGACGTATGGCCTAGGTACTGAAAATGATAACCTGCCGGGATATATTGTGCTGGCGTCAGGCGGCAAACAGCCCGACGCAGGCAAGTCTGTTTGGGGAAGTGGCTTCCTGCCAACGGTCTATCAGGGCGTTCAATGCCGAACCGACGGCGACCCCGTCCTTTTCGCGTCCGATCCCCTGGGCATGAGCCGCGACGTTCGTAAACAAACCATCGACGCCATTAGCGAGATCAATCAGCAGCAATACGACGACGTAAAAGACCCCGAAATCCTGACGCGTATTGCTCAGTACGAACTGGCGTTCAGAATGCAGATGTCCGTGCCCGACGCGATGGCTATCAAGAGCGAGCCGCAATATATCTTGGACAGCTACGGTGTTGACCCAAATAAAGGCTCGTTTGCCCGAAACTGCCTGCTCGCCCGCCGGTTGGTTGAACGGGGAGTACGTTTTGTGCAACTGTTCGATTGGGGGTGGGATACGCACGGTACCAGTTCCGATGGGTCCATTGACATTGGTCTGAAAAAGAAATGCAAAGAGTCCGATCAGGCCGTAGCTGCTTTGCTGAACGATTTAAAACAGCGCGGATTGCTGGATGACACTCTCGTAGTTTGGGGCGGTGAATTTGGCCGGACACCCATGCAGGAGAACCGGGATGGCCAAACGCTGCCGTTTATGGGGCGCGACCATCACCTCGAAGCATTTACCGTCTGGATGGCGGGTGGTGGTGTTAAAAAAGGCTTTTTGTTCGGCGAAACCGACGATATTGGCTATTACGGCGTGAAAGACAAAGTCCATATTCACGACCTTCAAGCTACCATTCTGCACCTGCTTGGATTTGACCACACAAAGCTGACGTATCAGTTTCAGGGGCGACCGTTCAGGCTAACCGATGTGGCCGGAAAGATTGTAAAACCGGTTCTGGCGTAA
- the purH gene encoding bifunctional phosphoribosylaminoimidazolecarboxamide formyltransferase/IMP cyclohydrolase, producing MSLKISSALISVFYKDGLEPLVRLLHEQNVKLYSTGGTQAFIEQLGIPVTAVEDLTGYPSIFGGRVKTLHPAVMGGILYRRDVPEDLAQAERHQIPPIDLVIVDLYPFEETVASGASDEDIIEKIDIGGISLIRAAAKNYNDVLIVASRNQYADVVTLLTEKNGATDLTDRREYAGKAFAVTSHYDTAIQAYFAGSPSPKPDATGTVYDFRTMPASHLRYGENPHQQATFYGDLEAMFAKLHGKELSYNNLVDVDACVNLIDEFTDSAGEAFAIIKHTNACGIATAPTAKEAYLNALACDPVSAFGGVVITTATVDLATAEELNKLFMEILIAPDYAPEALALLKSKKNRILLKRNTIALPTVMFKTILNGVLEQDKDNQTETTEQFKVVTEKAPTDSENRALEFALKVCKHTKSNTIVLAKEGQLLASGVGQTSRVDALRQAIDKAHSFGFDLNGSVMASDAFFPFPDCVEIAGQAGVTAVVQPGGSIRDQDSIDYCNQHNMAMVTTGVRHFKH from the coding sequence ATGTCTCTCAAAATCTCCTCTGCGCTGATTTCCGTTTTTTACAAAGACGGTCTTGAGCCCCTAGTCCGGCTGTTGCACGAACAGAATGTCAAACTCTATTCGACGGGTGGAACTCAGGCATTTATAGAACAACTCGGCATTCCGGTTACAGCCGTTGAAGACCTTACCGGCTATCCGTCTATCTTCGGCGGTCGGGTAAAAACCCTGCATCCAGCGGTTATGGGCGGTATTTTGTACCGTCGGGATGTGCCCGAAGATCTCGCACAGGCCGAACGTCATCAGATTCCACCTATCGACCTGGTGATTGTTGACCTGTACCCCTTTGAAGAAACAGTGGCATCGGGCGCGTCGGACGAAGATATTATCGAAAAAATTGACATTGGCGGTATTTCCCTGATTCGGGCAGCGGCCAAGAATTACAACGATGTGCTGATTGTTGCCTCGCGCAATCAGTATGCCGATGTAGTCACTTTGCTCACCGAAAAAAATGGCGCAACCGACCTGACCGATCGTCGGGAGTATGCCGGTAAAGCCTTTGCCGTTACGTCGCATTACGACACCGCCATTCAGGCTTATTTCGCGGGTTCACCCAGCCCAAAACCAGATGCGACCGGAACCGTTTACGATTTCAGAACGATGCCCGCCAGCCATCTTCGCTATGGTGAAAACCCGCATCAGCAAGCCACGTTCTATGGCGATCTGGAAGCTATGTTCGCCAAGCTTCATGGCAAAGAGTTGTCGTATAATAATCTGGTCGACGTTGATGCCTGCGTAAATTTGATTGATGAATTTACGGATTCAGCGGGTGAAGCCTTCGCCATTATCAAGCACACCAATGCCTGTGGTATTGCCACAGCCCCAACGGCCAAAGAAGCGTATTTGAACGCCCTCGCCTGCGATCCGGTTTCGGCATTTGGTGGCGTAGTGATCACAACGGCAACGGTTGATCTGGCAACGGCTGAAGAGTTGAATAAACTGTTCATGGAAATTCTGATTGCGCCCGATTATGCGCCAGAAGCACTCGCCCTGCTGAAGTCGAAGAAAAACCGAATTCTGCTTAAACGAAATACGATTGCCCTGCCTACTGTCATGTTCAAAACAATTTTGAACGGTGTACTGGAACAGGATAAAGATAACCAGACCGAGACAACCGAACAGTTTAAGGTTGTGACCGAAAAGGCGCCGACGGATAGCGAAAACCGGGCGCTGGAGTTTGCCCTGAAAGTGTGTAAACACACCAAGTCAAATACAATTGTTCTGGCGAAAGAAGGTCAACTTTTAGCGAGCGGTGTAGGGCAAACATCCCGCGTAGATGCGCTACGGCAGGCTATTGACAAAGCGCATTCATTTGGCTTCGATTTGAACGGGTCGGTAATGGCATCGGATGCATTCTTCCCGTTTCCTGACTGCGTCGAGATTGCTGGTCAGGCAGGCGTTACGGCCGTTGTTCAACCCGGTGGCTCTATTCGTGATCAGGACTCGATCGATTATTGCAACCAGCACAATATGGCAATGGTCACAACAGGCGTGAGACATTTTAAACATTAA
- a CDS encoding sialate O-acetylesterase codes for MPRLVVQRGADGNGRLYLSGRFTGVVDKVEAQLTPVAAGQGVATVWQTVQANPTNQLFLGYITGAGGWYVLTVRTLVGSTVIEQASVQPVGIGEVFITAGQSNSRGLGIGDNDLGTRTDRVNAIDSINHYYPAPPAAPALLSSGDPSPVPVFKALTAGRRVFPMAESSWGWGELGDYIVNRYNVPVAFFVAGWDGSTIDNWQKTANGIPACNAYNCVANWENLQPYTNLKNVLQYYGSVSGVRSILWHQGEAEGDVAREAIPTYADRLRDIIQKTRQDFGGRNVPWMLARASFNGQKTTPEVVTQQENVIATSGFNVFQGPYNDTIQNRNAGSIDVHFRNVERPTTDPQYYLNTTSVPVNMGLSRFARNWNNSMTNAFFQNAKPVTPIQFAVTGNLATYVLPGATLPVSFSTLGTFNSGNIWQVQLLDSLGQYKSVLGSGTTSPISVTLPAALQSGRYQVRVVASSPAMPAVPSNLFQITQQADLSLAMGINLRTPSLNTPVTISLFVRNAGPGGAKGVVVRNRLPNNLEFVSSTDLVVNEGVLTSVPIDINPGATQILRFMARPTASGTYQNAAEIAQAATIDLDSQPNSGTGDGQDDAAQLDFRTSQGSAAVFTSPNPNQVPLPAVSSNQPAPNSAKADVSLSMSVNTRTPGVGDTLLYTLTITNQGGLAATGLSIAAYLPASQTFVPGNDFALSGGVLVGGVSSLAAGARVSLQFKARASTSGQGVCTAQVQAASVPDPDSVPGNGTTNGEDDTAQIDVRVR; via the coding sequence ATGCCACGCCTGGTGGTGCAGCGCGGGGCCGATGGCAATGGTCGCCTGTATTTGTCGGGGCGGTTTACAGGGGTTGTCGATAAGGTGGAGGCTCAACTGACGCCTGTTGCTGCCGGCCAGGGCGTTGCCACAGTCTGGCAAACAGTACAGGCCAATCCAACCAATCAACTTTTTCTGGGATACATCACGGGTGCCGGTGGCTGGTATGTGCTCACGGTGCGTACGCTCGTGGGCAGTACAGTTATAGAACAGGCAAGCGTTCAGCCGGTTGGCATTGGCGAGGTGTTCATTACGGCGGGCCAGTCCAATTCGCGCGGGCTGGGCATTGGCGACAACGACCTGGGTACACGTACCGACCGCGTAAATGCAATTGACTCCATCAACCATTACTATCCGGCTCCTCCCGCAGCCCCTGCTCTTTTATCATCCGGCGACCCATCGCCAGTGCCGGTATTCAAGGCCCTCACGGCTGGCCGTCGTGTGTTTCCAATGGCAGAGAGTTCATGGGGGTGGGGCGAATTGGGCGACTATATCGTTAATCGCTACAATGTGCCGGTCGCTTTTTTTGTGGCGGGTTGGGATGGGTCCACAATTGATAACTGGCAAAAAACCGCCAACGGAATTCCAGCCTGCAATGCCTATAACTGCGTAGCCAACTGGGAGAATCTTCAGCCTTATACGAACCTGAAAAATGTCCTGCAATACTATGGTTCCGTGTCGGGTGTTCGGTCTATCCTCTGGCATCAGGGCGAAGCGGAGGGCGATGTAGCCCGTGAGGCTATTCCAACCTACGCCGATCGTTTGCGGGACATTATTCAAAAGACCCGCCAGGACTTTGGTGGACGTAATGTACCCTGGATGCTGGCTCGTGCGTCGTTCAATGGGCAAAAAACAACACCTGAAGTCGTTACGCAACAGGAAAATGTAATTGCCACATCGGGCTTTAATGTGTTTCAGGGGCCTTATAATGACACAATTCAGAACCGGAATGCGGGCAGCATCGACGTACACTTTCGCAACGTAGAACGCCCAACTACCGACCCGCAATATTACCTCAATACGACCTCCGTTCCAGTCAATATGGGGCTGTCGCGTTTTGCCCGAAACTGGAACAATAGCATGACGAATGCTTTTTTTCAGAATGCGAAACCCGTTACACCGATTCAGTTTGCCGTAACGGGCAATCTGGCTACCTACGTATTGCCCGGTGCTACCTTGCCAGTCTCGTTCAGCACGCTCGGTACGTTTAACAGCGGCAATATCTGGCAGGTGCAATTGCTCGATTCATTGGGGCAATACAAAAGTGTTTTGGGGAGTGGCACCACCAGCCCCATCTCGGTAACCCTGCCGGCTGCTCTGCAAAGTGGTCGCTATCAGGTTCGGGTAGTGGCTTCATCGCCGGCTATGCCTGCTGTACCGTCAAATCTGTTCCAGATCACCCAGCAAGCCGACCTAAGTTTGGCAATGGGTATCAATCTGCGAACACCTTCACTGAACACTCCCGTAACGATTAGCCTGTTTGTTCGTAATGCCGGGCCGGGGGGCGCAAAAGGGGTGGTTGTCAGAAATCGTCTGCCCAATAATCTGGAATTTGTTTCATCAACAGATCTTGTTGTAAATGAAGGTGTATTGACCAGTGTACCCATTGATATTAATCCCGGTGCTACGCAAATACTGCGCTTTATGGCCCGACCAACAGCTTCCGGCACCTACCAGAACGCAGCTGAAATAGCGCAGGCGGCTACAATTGACCTTGACAGCCAACCTAATTCCGGTACGGGCGATGGTCAGGATGATGCGGCTCAACTGGATTTTCGGACGAGTCAGGGCAGTGCGGCTGTATTCACATCACCCAATCCGAATCAGGTCCCGCTGCCAGCTGTTAGTAGTAATCAACCTGCGCCTAACTCAGCCAAGGCCGATGTTAGCCTTAGCATGTCGGTAAATACGCGTACCCCCGGCGTAGGTGATACACTTTTATATACCCTTACGATTACCAATCAGGGCGGTTTGGCAGCAACAGGTCTGAGTATTGCGGCTTATTTACCCGCCAGCCAAACCTTTGTGCCGGGAAATGATTTTGCTCTATCCGGCGGAGTATTGGTTGGTGGGGTGAGTAGTTTGGCCGCAGGCGCCCGTGTCTCATTACAGTTTAAAGCCCGCGCTTCTACCAGTGGGCAAGGTGTCTGCACGGCTCAGGTGCAGGCGGCTTCCGTTCCCGATCCTGACTCTGTTCCCGGCAACGGAACGACCAACGGAGAGGATGATACGGCGCAGATAGACGTCCGTGTGCGCTAA
- the gatC gene encoding Asp-tRNA(Asn)/Glu-tRNA(Gln) amidotransferase subunit GatC: protein MKVDHETLHKIAHLSRLEVKSDEEAALLNSLNGVLTWMEQLNEVDTTGVEPLTHMSAETNVLREDFVANHLPREQALMNAPQHDDQFFEVPKVLE, encoded by the coding sequence ATGAAAGTAGATCACGAAACACTGCATAAAATTGCTCACCTGTCGCGGCTTGAGGTGAAGTCCGACGAAGAAGCTGCGTTGCTTAACAGTCTGAATGGCGTTCTGACCTGGATGGAACAACTCAATGAGGTCGATACAACAGGCGTGGAACCGCTCACGCATATGTCGGCCGAAACGAATGTACTACGAGAGGATTTTGTGGCGAATCACTTGCCCCGTGAACAGGCCCTTATGAACGCGCCCCAACACGACGACCAGTTTTTCGAGGTTCCAAAAGTACTGGAATAA
- a CDS encoding DUF1553 domain-containing protein — protein sequence MKIRWVLLGAVGIGVALMLSSFLGFFEKRVDYNTQIKPLLNKNCIVCHGGVKKAANFSLLFKQEALAPAKSGKFAIIPGDADGSEMIRRLTLTDPDERMPLNHPALKPEEIDLLRKWIDQGAEWGDHWAYQTVQKPDVPEIGTFWSRLGIAENDETNWAKNEIDHFVIDKLKQESPASAQMKPSPEADRATLIRRVSLDLTGLPPTEKDVAAFMADKSSNAYEKVVDRLLKSPAYGERWTGMWLDLARYADTKGYERDPGRKIWRYRDWLIKAFNDDKPFDQFAVEQLAGDLLPTPTDDQLIATGFHRNTMTNDEGGTQDEEFRTAAVIDRVNTTWDVFQGTTFACIQCHSHPYDPFLHDEYYKYLAFFNNSRDEDVTSDTPTLRFYKAEDSLKLVDLQHYIAGTVKDSKQAQAYTNQVTHLLRTVEPKINSHDFDQYVNASLLDAKYFGFQDKGGCRIKDVTLTGRPRLLMKWGTKATNALVTVRQDKADGPILAQIPTPKPGKDTVQMIPLPPIQGRHSLYLSLNSLEKPKDWVQIKWVAFTPVLPGQPQNAIGEKDKMLLDLLNADVDQTPIMLDGSGDLARETHVFERGNWMVKGKRVTPDVPKSFPAMNPSLPKNRLGLARWMVSREQPLTARVAVNRFWEQLFGTGIVETVEDMGTQGIQPTHRELLDYLAVEFMETDHWSVKKLLKRLVMSATYRQQSNATPAMLAQDPFNRLLARGPRVRLSSEAVHDQALAVSGLLSQKMYGPSVMPVQPDGIWQSPYDGESWKQSTGEDLNRRALYTYWKRTAPYPSMVTFDSPSREFCQLRRLRTNTPLQALVTLNDPVYVEAARKLAEYMQGHGKSPEGQIQAGFRRVMLRDLPPKKLAVLARLYRNTEQYYQQKPGEAENLLDRPGVNCSTISPQLAALTVTANTMLNLDEVITKE from the coding sequence ATGAAAATCAGGTGGGTTCTTTTGGGTGCAGTAGGTATCGGGGTCGCCTTGATGCTTTCGTCGTTTCTCGGTTTTTTTGAGAAGCGGGTGGACTACAACACCCAAATCAAACCGTTGCTGAACAAGAACTGCATTGTTTGCCACGGTGGCGTCAAGAAGGCAGCCAACTTTTCGCTGTTGTTCAAACAGGAGGCTCTGGCACCGGCTAAATCCGGCAAATTTGCCATTATTCCCGGCGATGCAGATGGCAGCGAAATGATTCGGCGGCTTACGCTGACGGACCCCGACGAGCGAATGCCGCTGAATCATCCGGCCCTGAAACCCGAAGAAATTGATCTATTGCGTAAGTGGATTGACCAGGGTGCCGAGTGGGGTGACCATTGGGCTTACCAGACTGTCCAGAAACCCGATGTTCCCGAAATTGGTACGTTCTGGAGCCGATTAGGTATCGCTGAAAATGACGAAACGAACTGGGCCAAAAATGAAATTGACCATTTTGTCATTGATAAACTTAAGCAGGAAAGTCCGGCCTCGGCACAAATGAAACCTTCGCCCGAGGCAGATCGTGCTACCCTGATTCGGCGGGTGTCGCTTGATTTGACGGGTTTACCTCCGACAGAAAAGGACGTGGCCGCTTTTATGGCCGATAAATCGTCCAATGCCTACGAGAAAGTTGTTGACCGGCTGCTGAAATCTCCTGCTTATGGTGAACGCTGGACGGGTATGTGGCTCGACCTAGCCCGTTATGCCGATACGAAAGGTTACGAGCGTGACCCCGGCCGGAAAATCTGGCGCTATCGAGATTGGCTGATTAAGGCGTTTAACGACGATAAACCCTTCGATCAGTTCGCTGTTGAGCAACTGGCGGGCGATTTGTTGCCAACACCCACCGACGATCAACTCATTGCAACGGGTTTCCACCGCAATACAATGACCAACGATGAAGGCGGGACGCAGGACGAAGAATTCAGAACGGCGGCTGTTATTGATCGTGTCAACACAACCTGGGACGTGTTTCAGGGAACGACCTTCGCCTGTATCCAGTGCCATAGCCACCCCTACGACCCATTTTTGCACGACGAATATTACAAATACCTCGCCTTTTTCAACAACTCCCGCGACGAAGATGTAACGAGCGATACGCCAACGCTTCGATTCTATAAAGCTGAAGATTCGCTCAAACTCGTTGATCTGCAGCACTACATTGCCGGTACGGTAAAGGACTCAAAGCAAGCGCAAGCATACACGAATCAGGTTACGCACTTACTCCGCACGGTTGAACCCAAAATCAACTCACACGACTTCGATCAATACGTCAATGCGTCGCTTCTGGATGCCAAATACTTTGGTTTTCAGGATAAAGGGGGGTGCCGTATTAAAGATGTGACCCTGACCGGACGCCCGCGCTTGTTAATGAAGTGGGGCACCAAGGCGACCAATGCACTAGTTACCGTTCGCCAGGACAAAGCGGATGGCCCCATTCTGGCGCAAATTCCTACACCAAAACCCGGCAAAGACACGGTTCAGATGATTCCGTTGCCACCAATTCAGGGGCGGCACAGCCTGTATCTATCGCTGAATAGCCTGGAAAAACCGAAAGATTGGGTTCAGATAAAATGGGTTGCCTTTACCCCCGTTTTGCCGGGTCAACCGCAAAATGCTATCGGCGAAAAAGACAAAATGCTGTTGGATCTTCTCAATGCCGATGTTGACCAAACACCCATCATGCTCGATGGTTCTGGCGATCTGGCACGGGAAACACACGTTTTCGAGCGGGGGAACTGGATGGTGAAAGGCAAACGTGTGACGCCCGATGTGCCTAAATCCTTTCCTGCCATGAATCCGAGTCTACCCAAAAATCGGCTGGGCTTAGCCCGTTGGATGGTTAGCCGGGAGCAGCCGCTAACGGCTCGCGTAGCCGTAAACCGGTTCTGGGAGCAGTTATTTGGTACTGGCATTGTCGAAACGGTAGAGGATATGGGAACACAGGGAATTCAACCAACCCACCGCGAGTTGCTGGATTATCTGGCCGTTGAGTTTATGGAAACCGATCACTGGAGCGTCAAAAAACTCCTGAAACGACTGGTTATGTCGGCCACTTATCGTCAGCAATCAAACGCAACACCGGCTATGCTGGCCCAGGACCCTTTCAATAGACTACTGGCGCGGGGGCCACGCGTCCGCTTATCATCTGAAGCCGTTCACGATCAGGCGCTGGCCGTAAGTGGTTTACTGAGTCAAAAAATGTATGGTCCCAGTGTGATGCCCGTTCAGCCCGATGGCATCTGGCAATCACCCTACGATGGCGAATCGTGGAAACAAAGCACCGGCGAAGACCTGAACCGACGGGCCTTGTACACTTACTGGAAACGTACCGCACCCTATCCGTCGATGGTTACGTTCGACAGCCCCAGCCGGGAGTTTTGCCAGCTACGCCGACTCCGGACCAACACGCCCTTACAGGCATTAGTGACGCTGAACGACCCGGTTTATGTAGAAGCCGCCCGAAAACTGGCCGAATACATGCAAGGTCACGGTAAATCGCCGGAGGGGCAAATTCAGGCTGGTTTCCGGCGGGTCATGTTACGCGACTTACCCCCGAAAAAATTGGCTGTACTGGCTCGTCTTTATCGAAATACCGAACAGTATTACCAGCAAAAACCGGGTGAGGCCGAGAATTTGCTGGATCGTCCGGGCGTAAACTGTTCCACCATTTCACCTCAGCTAGCGGCCCTGACAGTAACGGCGAATACGATGCTGAACCTGGATGAGGTGATCACGAAGGAATAG
- a CDS encoding DMT family transporter, translating into MITQTTLSWLYLVGAAACEMAWMYALKYMRWDDLKTLRWNTFYTLDTGLPILLPWVAYVVFGIINTVLLAIAMRTIPTTTAFAVWMALTLVFLKAADVFWLKTSWSWTELFFILLITVGIIGLKIAGPVD; encoded by the coding sequence ATGATTACGCAAACTACTTTATCGTGGCTGTATCTGGTCGGTGCGGCCGCCTGCGAAATGGCATGGATGTACGCACTCAAGTACATGCGCTGGGATGATCTGAAAACTCTTCGCTGGAATACTTTCTATACTCTTGATACGGGTTTGCCTATCCTGTTGCCCTGGGTTGCCTACGTTGTTTTTGGGATCATCAATACAGTTCTGCTGGCCATTGCCATGCGCACCATACCCACAACAACGGCCTTTGCGGTTTGGATGGCACTAACACTGGTATTTTTGAAAGCTGCCGACGTTTTCTGGTTGAAAACAAGCTGGTCATGGACCGAATTGTTTTTTATCCTGCTTATCACCGTCGGTATCATTGGTCTCAAGATAGCGGGACCAGTAGACTAG
- a CDS encoding lysophospholipid acyltransferase family protein has product MRLLYTIWCATYLVALYIVLFPIQFVFLQRNAWKPLAHKINRVWGKLFFIGVGIPVRVEYRFQPDPKQVYVFCANHFSYLDIAAMGVIVNNYYAFVGKSDVKHIPLLGYMFAKLHVQVDRKQPNSRAYSLAKSIRTLASGRSIMIFPEGGIHTPEPPQMVPFKDGAFTMAIQQQVPIVPITLLTNYHILPDRSPIRFYWHPLRAVIHPPIETACMTQEDVKPLKEETYKIINKELMSEQKVVA; this is encoded by the coding sequence ATGCGACTACTCTACACAATCTGGTGCGCTACATATCTCGTTGCTTTGTACATCGTTCTGTTCCCCATTCAGTTTGTGTTTTTGCAGCGTAACGCCTGGAAGCCCCTTGCCCACAAAATCAACCGTGTGTGGGGGAAACTGTTTTTTATTGGGGTTGGCATACCGGTACGGGTTGAGTACCGCTTCCAGCCCGATCCGAAACAGGTTTATGTATTCTGCGCCAATCACTTCTCGTATCTGGATATAGCTGCGATGGGCGTAATCGTGAATAATTACTACGCATTTGTTGGCAAGAGCGACGTGAAGCACATTCCATTGCTGGGGTATATGTTTGCGAAACTACATGTGCAAGTCGACCGGAAACAGCCCAATAGTCGGGCTTATTCACTGGCAAAGTCCATCAGGACGCTGGCATCGGGACGAAGTATTATGATTTTTCCCGAAGGAGGGATTCACACTCCGGAACCACCCCAAATGGTACCGTTTAAAGACGGAGCTTTTACGATGGCGATTCAGCAGCAAGTGCCTATTGTGCCGATTACTTTGTTGACTAATTACCATATTTTGCCCGATAGAAGCCCCATCCGGTTTTATTGGCATCCGCTTCGGGCCGTCATTCATCCGCCCATCGAAACGGCATGCATGACCCAGGAAGATGTCAAGCCCTTAAAAGAAGAAACATATAAAATCATAAATAAGGAATTAATGAGTGAACAGAAAGTAGTGGCCTAG